The following are encoded in a window of Platichthys flesus chromosome 11, fPlaFle2.1, whole genome shotgun sequence genomic DNA:
- the elp6 gene encoding elongator complex protein 6 — protein sequence MYTELNSILNSGPDSFTQGEFILLSDRQSDASFLVHHFLSLYLRARCKVCFLGLVQSFSHYSAVSQRLGVSLTQAKEKGQLIFLEGLNESLTLLIPQKGDTGSEAMDFIRDPTVGLRRLFEFVRCSLQSSGGEEEDEWGPPVLLVDDVSVLLSLGVSAGAVLDFSHYCRATVCSQLQGNMVMLVRCNGEEEEDGGDDEGSELLLKGLTHQCSLTLNVQGLPTGYCRDIHGQVEVCWRRKEGDGQNTQKKLFQYKVHDKGASFFARGTSSAVL from the exons ATGTACACGGAGCTCAACAGCATCCTGAACTCGGGTCCTGACAGCTTCACTCAG GGAGAATTCATCCTcctgtcagacagacagagcgatGCCTCTTTCCTGGTTCACCACTTCCTGTCCCTCTACCTGCGAG ctcGTTGCAAAGTGTGTTTCCTGGGCCTGGTTCAGTCCTTCAGTCACTACAGTGCAGTCAGTCAGAGGCTG GGTGTCAGTCTAACACAAGCGAAGGAGAAAGGTCAGCTGATCTTTCTGGAGGGACTGAACGAATCATTGACTCTCTTGATTCCTCAAAAAGGTGATACAGGAAGTGAGGCCATGGACTTCATCAG GGATCCGACCGTCGGCCTGCGGCGTTTGTTCGAGTTTGTTCGGTGCAGTTTACAAAGTTCTGgcggagaggaagaagatgagtgGGGCCCCCCCGTTTTGCTGGTGGATGACGTCAGTGTGCTGCTGAGTCTGGGGGTCAGCGCTGGAGCCGTGTTGGACTTCAGTCACTACTGCCGAGCCACAGTCTGCTCCCAGTTACAG GGCAACATGGTGATGCTGGTACGCTGCaatggggaggaagaggaggacggcGGAGATGACGAAGGCTCAGAACTTCTCCTGAAGGGCCTGACCCACCAGTGCAGCCTCACTCTTAATGTACAGGGTCTCCCAACCGGCTACTGTAGGGACATCCAtggacag gtggaggtgtgttggaggaggaaagaaggcGATGGACAGAACACACAGAAGAAACTCTTTCAGTACAAGGTTCATGATAAAGGAGCCTCCTTCTTTGCTCGAGGAACATCCAGTGCAGTTCTCTAG